One window of the Zea mays cultivar B73 chromosome 3, Zm-B73-REFERENCE-NAM-5.0, whole genome shotgun sequence genome contains the following:
- the LOC100277161 gene encoding uncharacterized protein LOC100277161, whose product MKLLVGGQRRQRGFGKALKEQRARLYIIQRCVVMLLRWHD is encoded by the coding sequence ATGAAGCTGCTCGTCGGAGGCCAGAGGAGGCAGAGGGGATTCGGCAAGGCCCTCAAGGAGCAGAGGGCCAGGCTCTACATCATCCAGCGCTGCGTCGTCATGCTCCTGCGATGGCACGACTGA